One Phaseolus vulgaris cultivar G19833 chromosome 11, P. vulgaris v2.0, whole genome shotgun sequence genomic window carries:
- the LOC137820983 gene encoding calcium-dependent protein kinase 24 has translation MGSCISTQGVRTRKRVKHTSKPSSPRGQGHGHEQTRRSSVVAPRSSVTARPLNVVANPSPGNIFDKYQFGKELGRGEFGVTHRVVDLVSGEAFACKKIAKTKLRTEIDVEDVKREVQIMRHLPRHPNIVAFKEAYEDRDAVYLVMELCEGGELFDRIVAKGHYTERAAANVAKTILEVCKVCHAHGVIHRDLKPENFLFADASETAALKSIDFGLSTFYVPGEKFSEIVGSPYYMAPEVLRRNYGQEIDVWSTGVILYILLCGVPPFWAESEEGIAQSIIKGKVDFTRDPWPKVSDEAKHLVKRMLDPSPFTRITVQEVLDNTWIQNREHGRTISLGDQVRMRIKQFSLMNRFKRKVLRVVADNLSDEQLAMFKKMFDMMDKDKNGNLSFEELKDGLSMIGHAIPDPDVQMLMEAADIDGNGTLNYDEFITMSVHLKKIEGDEHLSQAFRYFDKNQTGYVEFEELKDALSDDESEVMNDQVIKDILNDVDLDKDGRISFGEFKAMMKTGGDWKMASRQYSRALLNALSIKLFKDTPMKV, from the exons ATGGGAAGTTGCATTTCAACGCAAGGCGTGAGGACACGCAAGAGGGTAAAGCACACAAGCAAGCCCTCGTCCCCGCGAGGGCAAGGGCATGGCCACGAGCAGACGCGGAGGTCCAGCGTGGTGGCTCCTAGGTCCAGTGTGACGGCGCGTCCGCTGAACGTGGTGGCCAACCCGAGTCCGGGGAACATATTCGACAAGTACCAGTTCGGGAAGGAGCTGGGGCGCGGCGAGTTCGGCGTGACTCACCGTGTGGTGGATTTGGTGAGTGGCGAAGCGTTTGCGTGCAAGAAGATTGCGAAGACGAAGCTGAGGACGGAGATTGACGTGGAGGATGTGAAGAGAGAGGTGCAGATCATGAGGCACTTGCCGAGGCACCCCAACATTGTGGCCTTCAAGGAGGCTTATGAGGACAGAGACGCTGTGTACCTCGTCATGGAACTCTGTGAAGGTGGTGAACTCTTTGATAGGATTGTTGCTAAGGGCCATTACACCGAGCGTGCTGCTGCTAATGTTGCCAAGACCATTCTTGAAGTTTGCAAG GTTTGTCATGCGCACGGAGTGATACACAGGGACCTGAAACCTGAAAACTTCTTATTTGCAGATGCAAGCGAGACTGCTGCATTGAAGTCAATTGATTTTGGTCTTTCCACCTTCTATGTGCCTG GTGAAAAGTTCAGTGAAATTGTTGGAAGTCCTTATTACATGGCTCCCGAGGTTTTAAGACGTAACTATGGACAAGAAATTGATGTCTGGAGCACAGGCGtaattctttatattttactttGTGGAGTTCCACCCTTTTGGGCAG AATCTGAGGAAGGGATTGCACAGTCTATCATCAAGGGTAAAGTAGATTTCACAAGAGATCCTTGGCCTAAAGTTTCTGATGAAGCAAAACATCTAGTTAAACGCATGCTTGATCCAAGCCCATTCACCCGGATAACAGTTCAAGAAGTTCTTG ATAATACCTGGATACAAAATAGGGAGCATGGTCGAACTATTTCTCTTGGAGACCAAGTGAGAATGAGGATCAAGCAATTCTCCTTGATGAACAGATTCAAAAGAAAGGTTCTTAGA GTGGTAGCAGATAACCTATCAGATGAGCAACTTGCTATGTTTAAGAAAATGTTCGATATGATGGATAAGGACAAAAATGGAAATTTGTCATTTGAAGAGCTCAAAGATGGCCTTTCAATGATTGGACACGCCATTCCTGATCCTGATGTCCAAATGTTAATGGAAGCT GCGGATATTGATGGAAACGGCACCCTTAACTATGATGAGTTTATCACAATGAGTGTTCACCTGAAAAAGATCGAAGGTGATGAGCATCTCTCTCAAGCATTCCGTTACTTTGACAAGAATCAGACCGGGTATGTTGAGTTTGAGGAGTTGAAAGATGCCTTATCAGATGATGAGTCGGAAGTCATGAACGACCAAGTGATCAAAGACATTCTAAATGATGTTGACTTGGATAAG GATGGTCGAATCAGTTTTGGGGAGTTTAAGGCAATGATGAAGACAGGAGGAGATTGGAAAATGGCTTCTCGGCAGTATTCAAGAGCATTGCTGAATGCATTAAGCATCAAGTTGTTTAAAGACACACCTATGAAAGTGTAA
- the LOC137827967 gene encoding endonuclease III homolog 1, chloroplastic — MSLIQQLSNRSLVVSVSPPLGIIMSEKTRPFCKVTPPNPNTPTSFVESSNSKVRVFVRRNKKPRKMAVKLEEEDHLPLTQDHKVPVTPNSATSFIEASHSKARVFVRRNKNPRKMAVKLEEEDHLPSTQDHKVPVTQKFGLPEIEDFAYCGGNELTRRRKSEMESDVASVASEVASTRPGGKSPAHWEKVLEGIRKMRSSADAPVDTMGCEKAGDTLPPKERRFAVLVSSLLSSQTKDPVTHGAIQRLLQNDLLTPEAINNVDEETIKKLIYPVGFYTRKATNLKKIANICLMKYHGDIPSSIDQLLLLPGIGPKMAHLVMNAGWNNVQGICVDTHVHRICNRLGWVSRLGTNQKTSTPEETRESLQRWLPKEEWVPINPLLVGFGQTICTPLRPRCGECSVRDLCPSAFKETSNSSPSSKSKKPGLNKKP, encoded by the exons atgtcTCTGATACAACAACTCTCAAATCGATCACTGGTCGTTTCAGTTTCTCCTCCTTTGGGCATCATCATGTCTGAGAAAACTCGACCCTTTTGCAAAGTCACTCCCCCAAATCCCAACACACCCACTTCCTTTGTTGAATCTTCCAACTCCAAAGTTCGCGTCTTTGTCAGGAGAAATAAAAAACCCAGAAAAATGGCTGTTAAACTTGAAGAAGAAGACCATCTTCCGTTAACCCAGGATCACAAG GTCCCGGTTACACCCAACTCAGCCACTTCCTTTATTGAAGCTTCCCACTCCAAAGCTCGCGTCTTTGTCAGGAGAAATAAAAATCCCAGAAAAATGGCTGTCAAACTTGAAGAAGAAGACCATCTTCCCTCAACCCAGGATCACAAG GTTCCGGTTACACAGAAGTTTGGCCTTCCAGAAATCGAAGATTTTGCGTACTGTGGAGGAAATGAATTGACTCGGCGTA GGAAATCTGAAATGGAATCAGATGTGGCTTCAGTGGCAAGTGAAGTTGCTTCAACTAGACCTGGTG GTAAATCACCTGCCCACTGGGAAAAGGTGCTGGAGGGGATTCGCAAAATGAGGAGTTCTGCTGATGCACCAGTGGATACTATGGGATGTGAGAAAGCTGGTGATACACTACCTCCCAAG GAGAGAAGATTTGCTGTCCTGGTATCTTCTCTATTATCTAGCCAAACAAAGGATCCTGTTACTCATG gAGCAATTCAACGCCTTCTTCAAAATGATCTGCTTACCCCCGAAGCAATCAATAATGTTGATGAAGAGACCATCAAAAAGTTGATTTACCCT GTTGGGTTTTATACAAGAAAAGCCACTAACTTGAAAAAAATTGCAAATATTTGTCTCATGAAGTACCACGGAGACATACCTAGCTCAATTGACCAACTGCTGTTACTTCCAGGCATTGGTCCTAAGATGGCTCATTTG GTTATGAATGCTGGATGGAACAATGTCCAAGGGATATGTGTAGATACTCATGTCCACCGCATTTGCAACCGGCTTGGGTGGGTCTCAAGATTGGGCACAAATCAG AAAACTTCAACACCTGAAGAGACAAGAGAGTCACTGCAACGGTGGCTTCCAAAGGAAGAATGGGTTCCAATAAACCCTCTATTG GTAGGATTTGGACAAACAATTTGTACACCTCTAAGACCTCGTTGTGGAGAATGCAGTGTAAGAGACTTGTGTCCTTCAGCCTTCAAGGAGACCTCAAACTCAAGCCCATCTTCCAAGTCTAAAAAGCCCGGGCTGAACAAGAAGCCCTAA
- the LOC137832007 gene encoding gamma-secretase subunit APH1-like, with the protein MTVAAGIGYALVALGPSLSLFISVISKKPFLILTVLSSTLLWLISLIVLSGIWRGFLPLNTTAWWPFAILIFSSVAFQEGLRLFLWKIYKRLEDMLDAFADRVSKPHLHLTDKMLIALAGGLGHGVAHAVFFCISLLTPAFGPATYFVGRCSKVPFFLLSASIALAFVTIHTFSMVIAFNGYTEGNKVDRYFVPIVHIVAGMVTLVNLAPGGCAVGIPLLYFTAILTLAHCGRMVWRRLTENPIRPGHS; encoded by the exons atgacGGTAGCAGCAGGAATCGGTTACGCTCTGGTAGCGTTAGGGCCCTCTCTCTCCCTCTTCATTTCCGTCATTTCCAAAAAGCCCTTCCTCATTCTCACCGTTCTCTCCAG TACACTGTTGTGGCTCATTAGTTTGATTGTGCTGTCTGGAATATGGAGGGGCTTTTTGCCCCTAAATACAACTGCTTGGTGGCCTTTTGCAATTCTTATATTCTCATCTGTTGCTTTTCAAGAAGGCCTCAGGCTGTTCTTATGGAAAATATACAA GAGGTTAGAAGACATGTTAGACGCCTTTGCTGACAGAGTATCAAAACCACATCTTCACCTGACAGATAAGATGCTGATTGCTCTGG CTGGTGGGTTGGGTCATGGTGTTGCCCATGCTGTGTTCTTCTGCATCAGCCTATTAACTCCTGCATTTGGTCCAGCAACATATTTTGTTGGCAGGTGTTCAAAAGTTCCATTTTTCCTTCTTTCTG CAAGTATTGCTCTTGCATTTGTCACAATCCACACATTCTCAATGGTCATCGCATTTAATGGGTACACAGAGGGGAACAAAGTGGATAGATATTTTGTTCCTATTGTTCACATTGTTGCAGGAATGGTG ACACTGGTGAATTTGGCGCCTGGTGGTTGCGCTGTTGGCATTCCTCTTCTTTATTTCACTGCAATCTTGACCTTGGCTCATTGTGGGAGGATGGTTTGGAGAAGATTGACAGAAAACCCAATCAGGCCAGGTCACTCATAG
- the LOC137832016 gene encoding uncharacterized protein, with the protein MSLTGTVNDATATNSPCGCSETSGSGSCCGSSSNNSPTHLCIKCDFSCDSLLALDSEDSEWISDSKSYHGLSSENPSTPLRANGIQCVRSEDDISVEHLLEIEDMQEFSTDGPLFWPYEGKCSWSFEESWSQFCISPRGGLVFGSKSMTPRIKESGSKGHESVCTVRSEPYVSSKSSAEMVTPELNDEKVALKGTKDDNKMLCVDKTLINEDHESNCDILLVREGFCLDQEAEISIETLVGLKEFDGREGLDSEFNGDVFMLELQTG; encoded by the coding sequence ATGAGTTTGACTGGAACTGTGAATGATGCAACTGCTACAAATTCTCCTTGTGGCTGCTCTGAGACCTCAGGATCAGGGTCTTGTTGTGGATCTTCATCTAACAACAGTCCAACTCATCTTTGCATCAAGTGTGACTTCAGCTGTGATTCTTTACTCGCTCTTGATAGTGAAGACTCCGAGTGGATATCAGATTCCAAGTCTTACCATGGATTGTCATCTGAGAACCCTTCAACTCCTCTAAGGGCCAATGGAATACAGTGTGTGAGATCAGAAGATGATATCTCAGTGGAGCATCTTTTAGAAATTGAAGACATGCAAGAGTTTAGTACTGATGGACCACTCTTTTGGCCATATGAAGGGAAATGCAGCTGGAGTTTTGAGGAATCCTGGAGCCAGTTTTGTATCTCACCTAGGGGAGGGCTTGTGTTTGGTTCTAAATCAATGACACCAAGGATAAAGGAAAGTGGTAGTAAAGGCCATGAAAGTGTATGCACTGTAAGATCTGAACCTTATGTGTCATCTAAAAGTTCAGCAGAGATGGTAACTCCAGAGTTGAATGATGAGAAAGTTGCATTGAAAGGCACAAAAGATGACAACAAAATGTTATGTGTAGACAAGACTCTTATTAATGAGGACCATGAGTCAAATTGTGACATTCTATTGGTTAGAGAAGGTTTTTGCTTGGATCAAGAGGCCGAGATTTCAATCGAGACATTGGTGGGGCTCAAGGAGTTTGATGGACGTGAAGGGCTTGATTCAGAGTTTAATGGCGATGTGTTCATGCTGGAGCTCCAAACAGGGTGA